The Mercurialis annua linkage group LG2, ddMerAnnu1.2, whole genome shotgun sequence genome contains a region encoding:
- the LOC126670477 gene encoding probable xyloglucan endotransglucosylase/hydrolase protein 25: MAASYPSLRFKLVVVIMGCLVCASAASFSEEFDVSWGNGRGRLEKNGELLTLSLDKASGSGFQSKKEYLFGKIDMQLKLVPRNSAGTVTAYYMKSAGYRWDEIDFEFLGNLSGEPYTVHTNVYCNGKGDREQQFRIWFDPTTHFHTYSILWNPHSIVFSIDGIPIRQFKNLEWVGVPFPKKQAMRIYSSLWNADEWATRGGLIKTDWSQAPFTSSYRNFKAQACTLAFGKHVCTPNIAYMLRQELDATSLKRLRWVQKNHMIYNYCTDTKRFPQGFPPECRY; encoded by the exons atGGCTGCTTCGTACCCATCGCTTAGATTTAAGCTTGTGGTGGTAATTATGGGGTGTTTGGTTTGTGCATCTGCTGCTAGCTTCAGTGAAGAATTTGATGTAAGTTGGGGAAATGGTAGAGGAAGATTAGAGAAGAATGGTGAGCTTCTTACACTTTCGCTTGACAAAGCTTCGGGCTCTGGTTTTCAGTCAAAGAAAGAATATCTGTTCGGAAAGATTGATATGCAGCTCAAGCTTGTTCCTCGCAACTCTGCTGGAACTGTCACCGCTTACTAT ATGAAGTCGGCAGGGTATAGGTGGGATGAGATAGATTTCGAATTTTTGGGGAACTTGAGTGGGGAACCCTACACTGTTCATACCAATGTTTATTGCAATGGCAAGGGTGACAGAGAGCAACAGTTCCGCATTTGGTTCGATCCCACTACTCATTTTCACACTTATTCCATTCTTTGGAACCCCCACTCTATTGT GTTCTCAATAGATGGAATACCAATAAGACAATTCAAGAACTTGGAATGGGTAGGGGTACCCTTTCCAAAGAAGCAAGCAATGAGAATATACTCAAGCCTATGGAATGCAGATGAGTGGGCAACAAGAGGCGGTCTTATAAAGACTGATTGGTCTCAAGCTCCATTCACTTCTTCCTACAGAAACTTCAAAGCTCAGGCTTGCACTTTGGCATTTGGCAAACACGTTTGCACTCCTAATATTGCTTATATGCTCCGACAAGAACTCGATGCAACCAGCCTCAAAAGGCTTAGATGGGTGCAGAAGAACCatatgatttataattattgCACCGACACTAAGCGATTCCCTCAAGGCTTCCCTCCAGAATGCCGTTATTGA
- the LOC126670580 gene encoding probable xyloglucan endotransglucosylase/hydrolase protein 23: MPSSTQILLIVPLLLMVAASATNFYNDFDITWGDGRANILNNGHLLTLNLDKASGSGFQSRNEYLFGKIDMQLKLVPGNSAGTVTAYYLSSKGSTWDEIDFEFLGNLSGDPYILHTNVFSQGKGNREQQFYLWFDPTADFHTYSILWNPQRIIFSVDGTPIREFKNRESNGVPFPKNQPMRIYSSLWNADDWATRGGLVKTDWTNAPFTASYKNFNANACVVSNGASSCGSNSSPSTSNNKAWLAKELDSTSQERLQWVKKNYMIYNYCTNTKRFPQGMPTECSLS, from the exons ATGCCTTCTTCAACTCAAATACTACTTATTGTTCCTCTTCTCCTGATGGTTGCTGCTTCTGCTACCAATTTCTATAACGATTTTGACATTACATGGGGAGACGGCCGTGCTAACATACTCAACAACGGCCACCTTCTTACTCTCAATCTTGACAAGGCTTCTGGTTCGGGTTTTCAGTCCAGGAATGAGTATCTGTTCGGAAAGATTGACATGCAGCTCAAGCTTGTCCCCGGCAACTCTGCTGGAACTGTCACTGCCTATTAC TTATCATCGAAAGGGTCAACATGGGACGAAATAGACTTTGAGTTCTTGGGCAATTTGAGTGGTGATCCTTACATTCTCCACACTAACGTGTTTAGCCAAGGCAAAGGCAACAGAGAGCAACAATTCTATCTTTGGTTCGATCCAACTGCGGATTTCCACACCTATTCCATCCTCTGGAATCCTCAACGCATCAT ATTCTCTGTGGATGGGACTCCTATCAGAGAATTCAAGAACAGGGAGAGCAATGGCGTGCCATTCCCAAAGAATCAGCCGATGAGAATATACTCCAGTCTGTGGAACGCTGATGATTGGGCTACCAGAGGCGGACTTGTGAAGACTGATTGGACTAATGCTCCCTTCACTGCTTCCTACAAAAACTTCAATGCAAATGCGTGTGTTGTCTCCAATGGCGCTTCTTCTTGTGGTTCAAATTCATCACCTTCTACTTCCAATAACAAAGCATGGCTCGCAAAAGAACTTGATTCAACCAGTCAAGAGAGGCTTCAATGGGTGAAAAAGAACTACATGATCTACAATTACTGCACAAACACCAAAAGATTTCCTCAAGGAATGCCTACAGAATGCAGTTTGTCCTAA
- the LOC126669664 gene encoding nicotianamine synthase-like, whose protein sequence is MASLQNSNLETQISDELLVARITEIHGAISKLESLRPSKQVNSLFSHLVCLCIQPSSIDITSLSKEAQEMRKSLIVICGRAEGLLELEFATFLIKVNNPLDNLNLFPYYGNYVKLANLECTILSENGVVEPKKVAFIGSGPMPLTSIILATHHLKSTHFDNYDIDEAANNVARRIVGSDSELEKRMKFETCDVMEVKEKFRDYDCIFLAALVGMTKKEKMKIVGHVRKYMKEGGILLVRSANGARAFLYPVVEENDLLGFKILSIFHPTDDVVNSVVLARKPEFLK, encoded by the coding sequence ATGGCCTCTCTCCAAAACTCCAACTTGGAAACCCAAATCTCTGATGAGTTGCTGGTTGCTCGAATTACAGAAATTCATGGCGCCATATCTAAGCTTGAATCATTAAGACCTTCAAAGCAAGTGAATAGCTTATTTTCTCATCTTGTCTGCCTCTGCATCCAACCTTCTTCTATAGACATTACCTCCTTATCCAAAGAAGCTCAAGAAATGCGCAAAAGCCTTATCGTAATATGCGGCCGAGCTGAAGGTCTATTAGAGCTTGAATTTGCAACATTCTTGATCAAAGTTAATAACCCTTTAGACAACCTTAATCTTTTCCCTTATTATGGAAACTATGTGAAGCTAGCCAACTTGGAATGTACAATTCTAAGCGAAAACGGTGTCGTGGAGCCCAAGAAAGTAGCATTCATAGGGTCTGGACCAATGCCTCTAACTTCAATTATACTGGCAACCCATCATTTGAAATCGACTCACTTCGATAATTACGATATCGATGAGGCGGCTAACAATGTGGCTCGTCGGATTGTGGGTTCGGATAGCGAATTGGAGAAGAGAATGAAGTTTGAGACGTGTGATGTGATGGAAGTGAAAGAGAAATTTAGAGATTATGATTGTATTTTCTTGGCTGCTTTGGTGGGGATgaccaaaaaagaaaaaatgaaaattgtggGACATGTAAGGAAATATATGAAGGAAGGAGGGATATTGCTGGTAAGAAGTGCAAATGGCGCGAGAGCTTTTCTTTACCCTGTTGTTGAAGAAAATGATTTGCTTGGTTTTAAGATTCTATCCATTTTTCATCCGACTGATGATGTGGTCAACTCGGTTGTTCTTGCTAGGAAACCTGAGTTTCTAAAGTAG
- the LOC126670478 gene encoding xyloglucan endotransglucosylase protein 7-like → MASTSILLVLGQVSLTMVLCAFGESLYQDFDILWGNENTKILNNGELIRLSLDQNSGSGLQSKKEYLFGKISMQLKLVPGNSAGTVTSYYLSSKGSSWDEIDFEFLGNLSGDPYTVHTNVITQGKGHREQQFRLWFDPTLDFHTYSILWNPLTIVFYVDGLPIRQFKNMNSSGIAYPKDEAMRIYSTIWNGDDWATRGGLVKTDWAKAPFTSSFTNFTAKACVWSSSCSPHDKWLKEELHVASLQRLKWVQNKYMIYDYCTDTKRFAHGLPPECSLTNTT, encoded by the exons ATGGCCAGCACTTCAATACTATTAGTTCTAGGACAGGTCTCTCTTACAATGGTCCTCTGTGCATTTGGTGAAAGTTTATATCAAGATTTTGACATTTTATGGGGAAATGAAAATACTAAGATACTCAACAATGGAGAGTTAATAAGATTGTCCCTTGATCAGAATTCTGGGTCAGGTTTGCAGTCTAAAAAGGAATATTTATTTGGGAAGATCAGTATGCAGCTGAAGCTTGTTCCTGGCAATTCTGCTGGCACTGTCACTTCTTACTAT TTATCTTCAAAAGGGTCTTCATGGGATGAGATAGATTTTGAGTTCTTGGGGAATTTGAGTGGTGATCCTTACACTGTTCATACCAATGTTATTACGCAAGGCAAAGGCCACAGAGAGCAACAATTTCGTCTTTGGTTCGACCCAACTTTGGATTTTCATACCTATTCCATCCTATGGAATCCTTTAACTATTGT GTTCTACGTTGATGGGTTACCAATAAGACAATTCAAGAACATGAACTCCAGTGGAATTGCATACCCTAAAGATGAAGCAATGAGAATCTACTCAACTATATGGAACGGCGATGACTGGGCTACAAGAGGAGGTCTCGTCAAAACAGACTGGGCAAAAGCTCCCTTCACTTCGTCCTTCACAAATTTCACTGCAAAAGCCTGTGTTTGGTCTTCTTCTTGCTCTCCACATGATAAATGGCTTAAAGAAGAGCTCCATGTTGCCAGTTTACAGAGGCTGAAATGGGTGCAGAACAAGTATATGATTTATGATTATTGCACAGATACTAAGCGTTTTGCTCACGGACTTCCTCCCGAATGTTCACTCACTAACACCACTTAG